The Microvirga lotononidis region ACGGCATCGTTGGCGGCTACATTGGCGAAGGCTTCAAAACGGTCATCCCGTCGAAAGCGTCGGCGAAGGTGTCGTTCCGCTTGGTGAGCGGGCAGAACCCCACGAAGATCCGTGAGGCTTTCCGGGATCATGTGCGCTCATACATGCCAGCTGATTGCACCGTCACCTTCAGGGACCATGGCGCCAGTCCGGCACTTAGCCTGCCGCTGGATGGCCCCTGGCTCAGGCCGGCCCTGGACGCCCTGACGGCGGAATGGGGCCGTGAAGCCACATTGGCTGGTACGGGCGGCTCCATTCCGATCGTGGGCGACTTCAAGCGCCTGCTCGGCATGGATGCACTCATGGTTGGTTTCGCCCGCTTCGACAATCGTGTTCATTCACCCAACGAGAAGTACGATCTGTCGAGTTTCCATCATGGCATTCGCTCGTGGGCACGGATCTTGGCGGCCTTTGCCCGGTAGGGTCATGAGTGCTACGGCCTGTTAGCGCTTGATCCAGTCGAGAGTGGCGGCGAGGCAGAGCACGCCCATGAAGGATCGGGCGGTCTTTTCATAGCGTGTTGCGACGGCTCGCCACTCTTTCAATCTGGCCCAGAGCCGCTCGACGACATTGCGATTGGTGTAGATCCAGTCCGGACAGGCGGCCAGCGCCTCATTGGACTTGGCCGGGATCGCCGGCTTCGTACCGAGGCTCCAGATGTGTTCGCGGAAGCTATGACTGGAGTAGCCGCGATCCGCCACGACCCAGCCCGGCACGTCGGCAGGCTGTTGAGAAGCGGAATGGCGTCAGGCAACTCGTGCGCTTGGCCCGGCGCGAGCCGAAACGCGATGGCGCGTCCGAGACCGTCGGCGATCACGCAAGCCTTGGTGCCATAGCCGCCACGAGAGCGGCCAAGTGCTTCACGATCGTCTCGTTGAGCTTGAGAGCCCCTTTTCGGCGCGCTCCTGCCGCCTTCTGGTGCGCCCGCACGCTGGTACCGTCGAGGAAGGTCATGCCGAGTTGGATCCCGCGCTCCTGCACCAGGCTGAGCAGGCGCTCCCAGACACCCAGACGCGCCCAGCGGATGAAGGTCTGAGCGGCACGCCACCAGGGGCCCAGGTCTGACGGCACAGCGCGCCACTTGGCGCCGTTCTCATGCCGCCAGAGGATCGCCTCGACCGTCCGACGCAGATCCTGCGGCGGCGTCTTGCCGTTCGGACGACACTGCTCCACCAGCGGCTCCAGCATCGCCCATTGTGCGTCCGTCAGCATGGCTCCTCCTCAAAAAGGATGAGCAAAACGCCTCCAAGCGCAAAAGGGTTCAAGTCATAACAGGCCGTAGTTCCTGCGGAAAAACTGCACATGCAAACGAGCCGCAAGTTGTGGAGCAGGTGTGTCCATAACGGCCGTTTCGCCCTCAGCACGGGCCGCCCTGGCCTGAAAAGCCCATAAACCGCAGAGGGAGCGAAGAAAACATGAGAGGGCTGCCTCAAAAACAGGCACTCCCCATAACACCAAGTCATAAGTTTATGCCACTTTTGTATTTGACGATATACCCCTGACTGCCGAACCTTGAAGCAGACTAAGGGCGACATGGCCGACTGTCTCAATAAGATAAGAAACCCAAGAGTTAACCCACGGAAGGAAGTCTGCATGAATAAAGCAAGATTATTACTGACATCTGCTAAATCCTCTGACTTGCTATGTGGCTGTTTATTCTTATTCATCGGAGTTATTGCAGCAATATACTCCATGAACTACCGCATTGGGTCCTCCTTCCAGCTCGGACCCGGCGCATTTCCGGTGATTGTCTCCATCCTTCTTGTCGTCGTTGGGGCAGCCCAGATCATCAGAGCTGTTTTTTCCGGTGGTGAAGCGGCCCTGCAGATCGATGTGAGAAGCATCAGCAGCATTGTCGGAGCCCTCGTATTTGCCGGGCTCACTGTAAAGGGGCTTGGGATCATCGTGGCAATCCCGGGGGCTGTCATTCTCAGCAGTCTAGCATCCGGATCAGCTCGCTTGCTGCCGACCCTGCTCATGGCCGCCTTCCTCACCGCCTTCGCCTATCTGGTGTTTGTCGTTGGTCTCGGCATTCAACTGTCGCTCCTGCCGGAAGCTCTACAATGACGATGTTTGCAAACCTTACCGCTGGCTTTGAGGCCGCTCTTAGCCTGCAGAATAGTCTCTTTTGCTTCATCGGCGTCACGCTCGGAACGGCAATTGGTGTCCTGCCAGGCCTGGGCCCCCTGGCAACGATCGCCATGCTCCTCCCACTCACCTATGCCCTTGAGCCGATATCAGCCCTGATTATGCTGTCCGGCATATATTACGGCGCTCAATATGGTGGGTCGACCACAGCAATCCTCGTGAACCTTCCCGGAGAGTCTGGATCCGTTGTGACTTGCATCGACGGCCATAAGATGGCTCTCAAGGGTCGCGCGGGCGCAGCTCTTGCAATTGCGGCTCTCGGATCCTTTTTTGCCGGCACAGTCGGAACATTGCTGATCGCAGCGTTTTCCCCTCATCTTGCTCAGTTCGCCTTATCGTTCGGCCCGCCAGAGTACTTCTCCCTCATGGTCCTTGGATTGGTTGCTGCGGTCGTTCTGGCATCCGGTGGCCTCCTAAAAGCAATCGGCATGATCTTGTTAGGGCTTCTCTTCGGCTGTGTCGGCACGGACGTCAGCAGTGGCGTTCCGCGCTTCACCTTTGGATCCCTGGACCTGGTTGACGGTTTTGAGTTCGCGGCTCTGGCAATGGGTCTGTTCGCGTTCAGCGATATCATGGTCAATGCACGAGGGAGTGAGGAGCGCCGACTGGTCACCAACAAAGTAGCCAGCCTTTGGCCAAACAAGCAGGAATTTCGTGAATCTTGGCCCGCGGTTCTGCGCGGAACGGCGTTGGGATCTATTCTAGGTCTCTTACCGGGCGGTGGTGCGACACTCTCATCATTCGCATCCTACATGATCGAAAAGAAGATCTCAAAAACACCAGAGGCCTTTG contains the following coding sequences:
- a CDS encoding tripartite tricarboxylate transporter TctB family protein: MNKARLLLTSAKSSDLLCGCLFLFIGVIAAIYSMNYRIGSSFQLGPGAFPVIVSILLVVVGAAQIIRAVFSGGEAALQIDVRSISSIVGALVFAGLTVKGLGIIVAIPGAVILSSLASGSARLLPTLLMAAFLTAFAYLVFVVGLGIQLSLLPEALQ
- a CDS encoding tripartite tricarboxylate transporter permease; its protein translation is MTMFANLTAGFEAALSLQNSLFCFIGVTLGTAIGVLPGLGPLATIAMLLPLTYALEPISALIMLSGIYYGAQYGGSTTAILVNLPGESGSVVTCIDGHKMALKGRAGAALAIAALGSFFAGTVGTLLIAAFSPHLAQFALSFGPPEYFSLMVLGLVAAVVLASGGLLKAIGMILLGLLFGCVGTDVSSGVPRFTFGSLDLVDGFEFAALAMGLFAFSDIMVNARGSEERRLVTNKVASLWPNKQEFRESWPAVLRGTALGSILGLLPGGGATLSSFASYMIEKKISKTPEAFGKGAPAGVAAPEAANNAGAQSSFIPMLTLGIPSNGVMAMMIGAMMIHNIVPGPEVMTRNPQLFWGLVASMWIGNLMLVVINLPLIGIWIRFLRIPYSYLYPAILIFSVIGLYSIDNDVSAIQMGAAFGLIGYVMNRLRCEPAPLLLGFILGPMMEEYLRRSMLLARGDATVFLTRPLSAAMLALTAILLVTIISPMARSKRKEAFAEAN